From Tachypleus tridentatus isolate NWPU-2018 chromosome 8, ASM421037v1, whole genome shotgun sequence, a single genomic window includes:
- the LOC143222072 gene encoding uncharacterized protein LOC143222072 isoform X3 produces MELNASSAMNNNKICHRDLKLENILLDEKGNAKIGDFGLSNVFNDRRLLSTFCGSPLYASPEIVKGVPYHGPEVDCWSLGVLLYTLVYGAMPFDGGNFKRLVRQICEGDYHEPKIKSEASGLIRRLLTVSPAKRATIVDICMDWWVNLGYNNSLLQVAEDLSNLTPVRLELLLALMPSSSITLNYFQKEDFSIVPIRTAKFTVSDDRNSSSLTAVCENGIPEELFEGEDGDTTTDSFDFVEGETAEYLITSAEKYPKLPDSNNGDENILPFGTSNIGGSKCVTQELVNTNMDKSFDMINESPNIRKSNLLLHSFNQGNKSYSLHTDMEDESIKTSPKTVVADDQGDQNSGCTFETEEALHNRKPVITGHGKQSEVKTEGKESDNGDPQLNIPTISQSALEIHHHVLQDMLEDSGKNSHTSPENSEGNEKKVVKTPVNNEENKEYDSLYKEHVTKIPVMSRQQKGNYEYIRETETNHKLADKKQSIDKLDNYLLDIKNEYKSEPQSKTFSDQEKDVTVTSDKETTTMNKQNNNPLTEEILSRNCEETSPNTPTITTEHQSGANSFTVLQNELHTVMPPQKDSSLDVSRCLGESASCKTVLEICNSSRIGISSSSGVPTDNVLITTTPANPDEIVSLSEERKDSSTAQTEISSDKPLCENTLPIENTFKMNSSPTKTVPKQDISSSKTNPQTNSLPIEDTLKVGKSANNHKDNVSSSQITAHSVLSLTVSQESNTFGQIMRNEAKSLDQNTEQDDRSSDQNFKNKVSEFDPNSKQNKSLTLTGDLLNNKSYDKTIKEPNVSFCQDKLHENISFDQSTSHEGKTSDIETVEVDSLLIQTSAGTNDSTEKAKSSNKNVQNKKKCPSKLPVVQKVETSVQKTTTKSKTSVEIGQPNLTQTNKSGVRKPGKIAIPTFFESPKPCSSPQGTEVRKIFSLKSVSDARKAFENKMNSPDNEPDTSKISRKINVSKTAPSSENFTKSSNTPVKTSPKSPSSTPRITGSADEFSKRKSPSPIKSPMSSDLIQLPPIKSGNSPSPPISKVIKGLPTSQETPSSCKVSKPSSSVPVSVSRRGSCTRKSRSPENKNSSQAHSKSPEDKKCRRHTNNNALPLSHNSTICKDEQIITVPKNKVLKEESLKQEIKSEILAEEKQYGDTMNISTTLKKQYSFSANEQMEGGQIELQCQNNIAYNTDEVNSVITKIKTIKKNKEPNKMLMQNDHKSTDLTENQNSLAFENNQNIPNGNSDSLKTVDTKKKIENFKSSEVLEQKENEAIYLKVEEKTKGNKTTQERQEREQTLSTKSPVVTGIKVTKQKELTRKTENLAIADKNLQERQEPEEPLFSSTTDGIQMIKQDEPLRKAEDLTKGGKNTQEKQKPDEPLSTKSSTGDGLQVIKQNEPPRKGEDLTKGGKERKKPEEPLLTKSSTTDGMQMVKQKEPPRKVEDLTKGGKNTQERQESEEPLLTKSFTGEDLQVIKQNEPPRKGEDLTKGGKNTQERQEPEQSLLTESFTTHDMQEIKQNESLSKAEDLTKGGKNTQKRQEPEQSLLTESSSTDDIQLFKQKESCKMAENLTKADQNTQERQELEQFLSTESSSIDGTQIIKQKEPSTMTENLTKGDQNTQESQEQEQTSTANSDTDAIHLIKQKEPSGKIEAITKTSKNTHKRQEHVQYSSSESSVVDDMQVIEQKEPSRKMKNVTKDQSINSWSDLSINRSLQIPTEISTKRQPTAENHLVKDPFKEDFINIKETFISKNEDSVTDSGLSVPFENKYTVSTKRTSETSQEETALFFKNKTKVSSKPISYSTPITPQLSHKVYDTNLTCVGSKQEVLGNVGTESNEQMNNLNTKELSIMERQTSSSSESDTNTETENNRFNFRRLSPEGASEKQCYGNSNIQINSGSEKDESNTHPQITRSYRKFTFNRDGSCVTETGKIYSTPAGGRTWTKVERKTKITKKPNQNDDDFKKVRHVQYKDISSDVHRSDSHSSSGSNDILDGSFFKKSYETFWDRKEDSFARMNKTRKQRAKEWLHGETLGSQSTDKESSDNEDYFDIHFEDTDTVTCDSQGLWRFLQTVNQDLIARLQSFRNRTPTSRPIRQHSLRMPSNQQSKSKLLSITRSVSQERPEKVTSRKNDKQDNIPHMGNITGLESYLTSPRLQTRSHVDSKSTESLHRDSSAKHSIHRKDGSSKSSINNDSQSCSVYSNDKNKIPEDDNGKRESYSGFIRPKGSRIAQNNSVKDTLRCEGVTSIINDSYVQRSVQTLNSQVVYPREVTENRRQNVEEWLLKSELGQEDAYISDSSRIDKCKLFSSKDRCQSDPAFLQTVQHKTEYNYHGNRMGMDSTRKSSMLDTTKDQLPLKTPVDKGILTNDQPSPFTHSYRNYEQFFNSPVLENTSERHYETSPSFEKNPTQEKMQCIPCSQSLSGNVIKDAVSYNEGCHKKRMFPVSSQGRPVFRINLPFSKSNLNMQSDTSEFHRQPEPFKKQCNEESMINYNQRSKESVINSTSPKSSLLDALMNRGYRHVMSQRLCSMGPSSYLAVNEENPVDSSNTTNRTLSDELDKERQFQSNELTQDHCPGKDDDNKKGIKYEEKCDEGEVKQNSFDSIQKDKNESSTNNIPHTNNNNEQSMSENDVNECKKNISQNKSKSSIPVKTKVKGKADVSEGPSTLENMDKAYTNEDCQVEQKEKEFPREEESVSERILRKSFYPRFNDDRQSRRRRSSYRGNEILQDLKNAGLSGSMCSLSYTDETSDTDSLWLPSSRRGSLRNFQREDNFSRDHSRERTKRLSARLEDYTDLPDPQTPSRRIQKKDYLSQHQWTMTLQSSDDIDSVFNDEKKDFISTRRPENVRRKRSDHGRFSLYEPSVLYPPGSGNVSFLERQRSLLGNRPSSIHASYLHGTMSSSYQNLLYDANYLDYDEIPRRSSLANSTFSLVEEMEDFED; encoded by the exons gtgGACTGCTGGAGCTTGGGTGTCCTACTGTACACCTTGGTATACGGCGCTATGCCCTTTGATGGTGGCAACTTTAAACGCCTTGTGCGTCAGATTTGTGAAGGAGATTACCACGAACCCAAAATAAAATCCG AGGCATCTGGGTTAATTCGACGCTTGTTGACAGTGAGTCCTGCTAAACGAGCCACCATTGTAGACATCTGTATGGACTGGTGGGTTAATCTGGGCTACAACAATTCTTTGCTTCAGGTTGCAGAAGATCTGTCTAATCTGACTCCCGTTCGCCTCGAACTTCTACTTGCTCTAATGCCTTCTTCTTCCATaacgttaaattattttcaaaaggaAGATTTTTCTATTGTTCCTATTCGGACAGCAAAATTTACTGTATCAGATGATCGTAACTCTTCTAGCCTCACTGCTGTTTGTGAAAACGGGATCCCAGAGGAGTTATTTGAAGGAGAAGACGGTGACACTACAACTGATAGCTTTGATTTTGTCGAAGGAGAAACCGCCGAGTATCTGATTACAAGTGCTGAAAAGTATCCGAAATTACCCGACTCTAATAACGGAGATGAGAATATTCTGCCTTTTGGAACATCAAATATTGGAGGATCGAAATGTGTAACACAAGAACTGGTCAATACAAATATGGATAAATCGTTTGATATGATTAATGAATCCCCAAACATTCGAAAGTCAAATTTGTTACTGCACAGTTTCAATCAAGGTAATAAGTCATATTCTTTACATACAGACATGGAAGATGAATCCATCAAAACATCGCCAAAAACAGTGGTAGCTGACGATCAAGGGGACCAAAACTCTGGATGTACCTTTGAAACAGAAGAAGCACTTCATAACAGAAAACCGGTAATTACAGGTCATGGTAAACAGAGTGAAGTGAAGACAGAAGGGAAGGAATCTGACAATGGAGATCCTCAACTGAATATACCAACTATTTCTCAGAGTGCCCTTGAGATACATCACCACGTACTGCAAGACATGCTCGAAGATTCAGGTAAAAATAGTCATACTTCACCAGAGAATTCAGAAGGCAATGAGAAAAAAGTTGTGAAAACACCAGTGAATAATGAGGAAAATAAAGAATATGATTCATTATATAAGGAACACGTGACGAAAATACCTGTTATGTCTCGACAACAAAAAGGTAATTACGAATACATCAGAGAAACTGAAACCAATCATAAACTTgctgataaaaaacaaagtattgataaacttgataattatttattagatattaaAAACGAGTATAAAAGTGAACCACAGTCTAAAACTTTTTCTGACCAAGAAAAGGACGTTACAGTTACGAGTgacaaagaaacaacaactatGAATAAACAGAACAACAATCCTTTAACAGAAGAAATCCTATCTCGTAACTGTGAAGAAACTAGCCCTAATACTCCCACCATTACTACAGAACATCAAAGTGGTGCTAATTCTTTCACGGTTCTTCAAAACGAACTCCATACAGTAATGCCACCACAAAAAGACAGTTCACTAGATGTCTCTCGATGTTTAGGAGAAAGCGCCTCCTGTAAGACTGTACTAGAAATATGCAATTCGTCAAGAATTGGAATCTCTTCTTCTTCGGGTGTACCAACAGATAATGTACTCATCACTACCACTCCTGCTAATCCTGATGAAATCGTTTCTTTGAGTGAGGAGAGAAAAGATAGTTCAACTGCACAGACAGAAATCTCATCTGATAAACCATTATGTGAGAATACTTTGCccattgaaaatacttttaaaatgaataGTTCTCCAACTAAAACTGTTCCAAAGCAAGATATCTCTTCTTCAAAAACAAACCCACAGACAAACAGTTTACCCATTGAAGATACTTTAAAAGTGGGAAAATCAGCCAATAATCACAAGGACAACGTTTCTTCCAGCCAGATAACAGCACATTCTGTTCTATCCCTGACAGTATCACAGGAAAGCAATACATTTGGGCAGATTATGCGAAATGAAGCCAAATCTTTAGATCAAAACACGGAACAAGACGATAGGTCATCTGaccagaattttaaaaataaggtaTCTGAATTTGatcctaattctaaacaaaataagTCACTTACTCTGACTGGTGACCTTCTAAATAACAAGTCATACGATAAGACAATAAAAGAACCTAATGTCTCATTTTGTCAAGATAAACTACACGAAAACATATCATTTGACCAAAGTACTTCACATGAAGGCAAAACGTCAGACATAGAAACAGTTGAAGTAGACAGTTTACTCATTCAGACCTCAGCTGGAACGAATGATTCTACTGAAAAAGCTAAGTCTTCTAACAAAAATGTCCAAAATAAGAAGAAATGTCCAAGTAAATTACCAGTTGTTCAAAAAGTTGAAACATCTGTTCAAAAAACTACAACTAAAAGCAAAACATCTGTTGAAATAGGACAACCAAATCTtactcaaacaaacaaatctggcGTTCGAAAGCCGGGAAAAATTGCAATTCCCACTTTCTTCGAATCTCCAAAACCCTGTTCATCACCACAGGGAACGGAAGTCAGAAAAATATTTTCGCTCAAATCTGTTTCTGATGCAAGGAAGgcctttgaaaataaaatgaattctCCAGATAATGAACCCGATACAAGCAAAAtatcaagaaaaataaatgtttcaaaaactgctccTTCTAGTGAAAATTTCACCAAGTCATCAAACACTCCTGTAAAGACGTCACCCAAGTCTCCATCAAGTACGCCACGAATAACTGGCTCAGCTGATGAATTCTCAAAAAGGAAAAGTCCTTCTCCAATCAAATCCCCCATGTCTTCAGATTTGATACAATTACCACCCATAAAATCAGGTAACAGCCCATCACCCCCAATCTCAAAGGTAATAAAAGGACTACCTACTTCTCAAGAAACACCGTCTTCATGTAAAGTTTCAAAACCATCATCTTCTGTACCCGTTAGCGTTTCTCGGAGGGGAAGTTGCACTCGAAAATCTCGCTCTCCTGAAAATAAGAATTCTAGTCAAGCTCATTCCAAGTCACCAGAAGACAAAAAATGTAGGCGACATACAAATAACAATGCTCTGCCCTTAAGTCACAATTCGACTATTTGTAAAGATGAACAAATCATAACAGTTcccaaaaataaagttttgaaagagGAGTcgttaaaacaagaaataaaatctgAGATATTGGCTGAAGAAAAGCAATACGGTGATACAATGAACATAAGCACTACTTTGAAGAAGCAATATTCATTTTCAGCAAATGAACAAATGGAAGGAGGTCAAATTGAACTACAGTGTCAAAATAACATAGCATATAATACTGATGAAGTTAATAgcgttataacaaaaataaaaactatcaagaaaaataaagaacCAAATAAAATGTTGATGCAAAATGATCACAAATCAACAGATTTAACTGAAAATCAAAATAGTTTGGCATTTGAAAATAACCAGAACATTCCAAATGGAAATTCGGATTCCTTGAAAACAGTAGACAccaagaaaaaaatagaaaattttaagtCCTCTGAGGTTTTAGAACAGAAAGAAAATGAAGCAATATACTTGAAAGTAGAAGAAAAGACAAAAGGAAATAAAACCACGCAGGAAAGACAAGAACGTGAGCAAACCTTGTCGACTAAAAGTCCTGTTGTTACTGGCATTAAAGTGACTAAACAAAAAGAACTGACCAGAAAAACTGAGAATCTAGCAATAGCAGATAAAAACTTACAGGAAAGACAAGAACCTGAGGAACCACTGTTCAGTTCTACCACTGATGGCATACAAATGATTAAACAAGACGAGCCACTCAGAAAAGCTGAGGATTTAACAAAAGGAGGTAAAAACACACAGGAGAAACAAAAACCTGATGAACCATTGTCGACTAAAAGTTCTACTGGTGATGGCTTGCAAGTGATTAAACAAAATGAGCCACCCAGAAAAGGTGAGGATTTAACAAAAGGAGGTAAGGAAAGAAAAAAACCTGAGGAACCATTGTTAACTAAAAGTTCCACCACTGATGGCATGCAAATGGTTAAACAAAAAGAGCCACCCAGAAAGGTTGAGGATTTAACAAAAGGAGGTAAGAACACACAGGAAAGACAAGAATCTGAGGAACCATTGTTGACTAAAAGTTTTACTGGTGAAGACTTGCAAGTGATTAAACAAAATGAGCCACCCAGAAAAGGTGAGGATTTAACAAAGGGAGGTAAAAACACACAGGAAAGACAAGAACCTGAGCAATCCTTGTTGACTGAAAGTTTTACCACTCATGATATgcaagaaattaaacaaaacgaATCACTCAGTAAAGCTGAGGATTTAACAAAAGGAGGTAAGAACACACAGAAAAGACAAGAACCTGAGCAATCCTTGTTGACTGAAAGTTCTTCCACTGATGACATACAACTATTTAAACAAAAAGAATCGTGCAAAATGGCAGAGAACTTAACAAAAGCAGATCAAAACACACAAGAAAGACAAGAGCTTGAACAGTTCTTGTCGACTGAAAGTTCTTCCATTGATGGcacacaaataattaaacaaaaagagCCATCTACAATGACTGAGAACCTAACAAAAGGAGATCAAAACACACAAGAAAGCCAAGAACAGGAGCAAACGTCGACTGCGAATTCTGATACTGATGCTATTCAtcttattaaacaaaaagaaCCATCAGGGAAAATCGAAGCTATCAcgaaaacaagtaaaaacacacataaaagacAAGAACATGTACAGTATTCATCGTCTGAAAGCTCTGTCGTTGATGATATGCAAGTAATTGAACAGAAAGAACCATCTAGAAAGatgaaaaatgtaacaaaagatCAATCAATAAACAGTTGGTCTGATCTTAGCATAAATCGTTCATTGCAGATTCCAACTGAAATCAGCACCAAGAGACAACCTACTGCAGAGAACCATTTAGTAAAAGATCCCTTCAAAGaagactttataaatataaaagaaacttttatttccaAAAATGAGGATTCTGTTACTGACAGTGGCTTATCGGTtccatttgaaaacaaatatactgtaTCTACCAAGAGAACTTCTGAAACTTCACAGGAAGAAACAGCACTGTTTTTCAAAAATAAGACAAAAGTCTCGTCAAAGCCAATTTCTTATTCAACTCCTATAACACCTCAATTGTCACACAAGGTTTATGACACTAACTTAACTTGCGTGGGAAGTAAACAAGAAGTGTTGGGAAATGTTGGTACTGAATCTAATGAACAAATGAATAATTTGAACACCAAAGAATTGTCGATAATGGAAAGGCAAACAAGTTCTAGTAGTGAGTCAGATACGAATACTGAGACGGAAAACAACAGGTTTAATTTTAGGAGACTGTCACCAGAAGGCGCTTCTGAGAAACAGTGTTATGGAAACAGCAATATTCAGATAAACAGTGGAAGTGAGAAAGATGAATCTAACACACACCCACAAATAACACGCAGCTACCGAAAGTTTACCTTCAACAGAGATGGTTCTTGTGTTACAGAGACAGGCAAAATATATTCAACCCCAGCTGGAGGGAGAACGTGGACTAAAGTAGAAAGAAAAACGAAAATCacaaagaaaccaaatcaaaacGATGATGATTTTAAAAAAGTGCGGCACGTGCAATACAAAGACATATCAAGCGATGTACACAGATCGGACAGCCACAGTTCCTCTGGTTCTAATGACATTCTGGATGGATCTTTTTTCAAAAAATCATATGAAACATTTTGGGACAGAAAGGAAGACAGTTTTGCGCGTATGAATAAGACTCGTAAACAGAGGGCAAAGGAATGGCTTCATGGTGAAACTTTAGGTAGTCAGTCAACAGACAAAGAGTCATCTGACAACGAGGACTACTTTGATATTCATTTTGAGGACACTGACACTGTTACATGTGATTCACAAGGTCTTTGGCGGTTTCTACAAACAGTGAACCAGGATTTGATAGCTAGATTACAGTCCTTTAGAAACCGTACTCCGACTTCTAGGCCCATTAGGCAGCATTCGTTAAGAATGCCTTCAAATCAACAGAGCAAAAgtaagctgttgtcaataacacgTTCTGTTAGTCAAGAAAGACCCGAAAAAGTTACTTCTAGAAAGAATGATAAGCAAGACAATATTCCTCATATGGGTAATATTACTGGATTGGAATCGTATTTGACCAGTCCTCGCTTACAGACCCGCTCTCATGTAGATTCAAAATCAACAGAAAGCCTTCATAGAGATAGTTCAGCAAAACATAGTATCCACAGAAAAGATGGTAGCAGTAAAAGCTCGATTAACAATGATTCCCAATCTTGTTCAGTGTAttctaatgataaaaataaaattccagaAGATGATAATGGTAAAAGAGAATCCTATTCTGGATTTATCAGACCCAAAGGATCTCGGATAGCACAAAATAATTCGGTTAAGGATACTTTGCGGTGTGAAGGAGTAACCAGCATAATAAATGATAGTTATGTTCAAAGATCAGTACAGACACTTAATTCTCAGGTAGTTTATCCGCGAGAAGTAACGGAAAATAGACGCCAGAATGTGGAAGAATGGCTTCTTAAATCTGAGTTAGGACAAGAAGATGCTTACATTTCCGACTCAAGTAGAAtagataaatgtaaattattttccaGCAAAGACAGGTGCCAGTCTGACCCTGCATTTCTACAAACTGTTCAAcacaaaacagaatataattaCCATGGAAATCGAATGGGGATGGATTCGACACGCAAATCTTCCATGTTAGACACAACAAAGGATCAGCTGCCTCTGAAGACACCTGTAGACAAAGGAATACTAACTAACGACCAACCCAGTCCATTTACTCATAGTTATAGAAATTACGAGCAATTCTTCAACTCGCCAGTTTTGGAAAACACTTCAGAACGACATTATGAGACTTCTCctagttttgaaaaaaatccaACCCAGGAAAAGATGCAATGTATTCCATGTTCACAGTCACTCTCAGGCAACGTTATCAAAGATGCCGTATCATACAATGAAGGGTGCCATAAGAAAAGAATGTTCCCAGTTAGCAGTCAAGGAAGACCAGTGTTCCGCATTAACCTTCCATTTAGTAAGAGTAATTTAAATATGCAGAGTGATACGTCAGAATTTCACAGGCAGCCAGAGCCATTCAAAAAACAGTGTAATGAAGAATCAATGATTAATTACAATCAACGGAGTAAAGAATCGGTAATTAATTCTACTTCTCCTAAAAGTTCTTTGCTCGATGCACTGATGAATCGTGGATATCGCCACGTCATGTCACAAAGACTGTGTTCTATGGGGCCCTCAAGTTATTTAGCAGTTAACGAAGAGAATCCTGTTGATTCCAGTAACACCACAAATAGAACACTTAGTGATGAACTTGATAAAGAACGCCAGTTTCAAAGCAATGAACTAACACAAGACCACTGTCCTGGAAAAGATGATGACAATAAAAAGGGGATCAAATACGAAGAAAAGTGTGACGAAGGAGaggtgaaacaaaacagtttcgACAGCATTCAGAAAGATAAGAATGAATCTAGTACTAACAATATCCCCCACACTAATAACAATAACGAACAGAGTATGAGTGAAAATGATGTTAatgaatgtaagaaaaatatttctcagAACAAATCTAAATCTAGTATACCAGTAAAAACGAAGGTAAAAGGTAAGGCAGATGTGTCCGAAGGCCCATCCACCCTAGAGAATATGGATAAAGCTTACACAAATGAGGACTGCCAAGTGGAACAAAAAGAGAAAGAGTTTCCAAGAGAAGAAGAGTCTGTAAGCGAAAGGATACTACGAAAGAGCTTTTACCCCAGATTTAATGATGACCGTCAAAGTAGGAGGCGTCGATCTAGCTATCGAGGTAATGAAATTCTACAAGATTTAAAAAATGCTGGTCTCTCAGGAAGTATGTGCAGTCTGTCCTACACTGACGAGACTTCGGATACAGATAGTTTATGGCTCCCATCTTCTAGAAGAGGATCCTTAAGAAATTTCCAAAGGGAAGATAACTTTAGTCGAGATCATAGCAGAGAAAGAACAAAAAGATTGTCTGCTAGACTGGAAGACTACACTGATTTACCAGATCCCCAAACTCCATCAAGAAGGATCCAGAAGAAAGATTATTTATCTCAACATCAGTGGACGATGACGCTGCAGTCATCTGATGATATTGATAGTGTATTTAATGACGAAAAAAAGGACTTTATATCAACAAGAAGACCTGAAAATGTAAGAAGGAAAAGGTCAGATCATGGTCGATTTTCCCTTTATGAACCAAGCGTGTTGTATCCTCCAGGAAGTGGAAATGTTAGCTTTCTTGAGAGGCAGAGATCGTTACTTGGAAATAGACCATCCTCGATTCATGCCTCTTACCTCCACGGTACAATGAGCTCTAGTTATCAAAATCTTTTGTATGATGCAAATTATCTTGACTACGATGAAATTCCTAGAAGATCTTCGTTAGCGAATTCTACGTTTTCATTAGTAGAAGAAATGGAAGATTTCGAAGACTAA